Part of the Trueperaceae bacterium genome, AGCGCCCCCACGCGCCCGGCGTGGGCGGTACGACGGGCTACGAGACCCGCGGAGGCGGTCCCGTGAGCGGCGCGCCGCGCGAGCACGCCGCACCGAACGGCGCGGCCCGCGAGCCCGCGCCGCCCCAGGGCCGGCAGCCGGGCGGGAAGCGCGTCCGCGGCGGCGACCTGCCGCCCCCGCGCCAGCGCCTCTCGGCGCTGCTCGTCACCCACTCGTACTTCAGCTTCGGCGCCGGCACGGCCAGCCCCACGAGCCTCGTGAAGCGCGCCGCCGAGCTCGGCTACCGCTACGTGGGCCTCGCCGACGACCTCAACGTCACGGGCGGCGTCGAGCTGTTCCACGCCGCCCACGAGCACGGGGTGAAGGCGCTGATCGGCGCCACGGTGCCGGTGCGCGTGGAGGACGACGTCTACCCCCTCGTCCTCATCGCCGCCTCGCGCTCCGGCTACGAGACGCTCTGCCGCGTCGTCACCCTCGCCCACGAGCGCGACGAGAGGGACGTCCCCTTCCCCGTCCTGCTGGCGCACGCGCACGACCTCGTCCTCCTCACGGGCGGTCGCGAA contains:
- a CDS encoding PHP domain-containing protein, with translation MSGAPREHAAPNGAAREPAPPQGRQPGGKRVRGGDLPPPRQRLSALLVTHSYFSFGAGTASPTSLVKRAAELGYRYVGLADDLNVTGGVELFHAAHEHGVKALIGATVPVRVEDDVYPLVLIAASRSGYETLCRVVTLAHERDERDVPFPVLLAHAHDLVLLTGGREGLPSRLLARRRVGELEELLRQLKGAFGDRLYVQLFHDRYRWDERRARVLRRLAQSLSLPVVAAPEVRYLDPDDYR